From the Lysinibacillus fusiformis genome, the window GTGTTTGTAAATAGTTTGCGAACCTTAAAGCTGACTCATATAGCTCGGTGTACGTCAAATCCTTTCCCATAAAATGAATCGCTACTTTGGATGGATTCTTTTTATAGGCACGTGTCAAAAACTCTTGCACTGGAATTTCCTCAAACGTTAAAGACGATGGTACTTCTTCAGGATAATTTGCTAGCCATGGTTTTGCTGTCATACGTCCTCTCCCCTTTGTCCCAAACTTTGTCAATTCTTATATTTATTATAATGAAAAAGAAATACAGTTTCAAACAGAAAATAGAAAATAAATGCATTTTCGATTAATTATTATGCAATTCACAACATTAATATGATTGGTATTTATCGGGATTTGTTTGAGCAGACCTTATGAATACTCATTCATTCTTAAGTAACTTCCATACAAAAATGTTAGCTTATTTCTATATTATAAAAATATTTTTTCTACCCTTCAGTAGAGTGATATGGGAGAAAATTAATAGGTTTTAGTAGAAATTCACGCAGCTTAAGTAAACAAAAAAACGCATCCTCACAAAGAGAATACGTTTTTTGTTTAAACCGTTAACATATAATAGACACCTACTGCCAAAAATGCAATACAGACAACGATTAGTACTTTTGCTAATTTTTCCATGTCATGACACTCCTATGCAATACTTGCCCCAATTACAAACGAAAGACCGACTGAAATGGTAAAGGAAATGAAACCAACTGAGCGATTATCATTGGCAATCTCTTGATCAACGTTAAAACGAGGTGTCATAAATTCAAATAAAAAATAGGCTACAATCAATAATGTAAAGCCAAAAAGGCCCCAGCCGATCATTTCACTTAATGTGCTATGACGAGCAATGGAAAAGCGAAAGATATTACAAATCCCAAGTATTTTCCCACCTGTTGCAAGAGCCACAGCGACATTACCTTTTTTAATTTCTTCCCAATTTTTATATTTCGTAACGACTTCGAACAATGCCATCGAGACGACTAAACATAATACTACAACACTAAAATATCCTGCCGTTTCGATAATTGGATATCGCCAAAAGCCAGAATTCAGCATTTTTCTCCGTCCCCTTTATAGCTTATTTCAATTCAACAACTGTGACGCCTAAGCCCCCTTCACCGGCTTCACCAAAACGGAAGGATTTTACGCGCTTATGCTTTTTCAAATAGCTTTGAATACCTTGACGTAACGCCCCTGTACCAACGCCATGAATAATGGACACACGACCATAATTAGAGAGTAACGCATCATCAATATATTTCTCTGTTCTTAATATTGCATCCTCATAGCGTTCACCACGTAAATCTAATTCT encodes:
- a CDS encoding DUF350 domain-containing protein, with the translated sequence MLNSGFWRYPIIETAGYFSVVVLCLVVSMALFEVVTKYKNWEEIKKGNVAVALATGGKILGICNIFRFSIARHSTLSEMIGWGLFGFTLLIVAYFLFEFMTPRFNVDQEIANDNRSVGFISFTISVGLSFVIGASIA